A single region of the Epinephelus moara isolate mb chromosome 14, YSFRI_EMoa_1.0, whole genome shotgun sequence genome encodes:
- the tp53i3 gene encoding quinone oxidoreductase PIG3 produces the protein MHHILHTGRFLLGNPCHTAWHKCCSSFSKMMRAVCVDVPGGPENLLLRSVPRPQLKDGEVLIKVHATALNRADLLQRRGLYPPPPGESDIIGLEVAGTVDTLGPGVKGDWRLDERVMALLPGGGYAEYVSVPEQLLMPVPSNLTLCQAAAIPEAWLTAFQLLAFVAQVKEGEVVLAHAGASGVGTAAVQLVRLFGAVPVVTAGSAEKLKIAENLGAAAGFNYKEESFAQGVHDFTGGKGANIILDCVGGSNWEQNVSSLATDGRWVLYGTMGGRSVNGDLLGKLLAKRGHLLCSLLRSRSLQYKAELVKAFSHRVLPCFSDQPASLRPVIDSTFNLEDIADAHRHMEANKNTGKIVINVVPQSQ, from the exons ATGCATCACATCCTGCACACCGGAAGATTTTTACTGGGAAACCCCTGCCACACA GCCTGGCACAAGTGTTGCTCGAGCTTTTCAAAGATGATGCGTGCAGTGTGTGTTGACGTACCAGGAGGACCGGAGAATTTACTGCTGCGAAGTGTCCCCAGACCTCAGCTGAAAGATGGAGAAGTCCTTATTAAAGTTCACGCAACTGCCCTCAACAGGGCCGACCTACTGCAG AGGCGAGGACTGTACCCACCTCCCCCAGGTGAGAGTGACATCATAGGCCTGGAGGTGGCTGGCACTGTGGATACTCTGGGCCCCGGGGTGAAAGGAGACTGGAGGCTAGATGAGCGGGTCATGGCTTTGCTCCCCGGAGGAGGATATGCAGAATATGTTTCTGTGCCAGAGCAGCTTCTCATGCCCGTCCCCTCTAATCTGACTCTCTGCCAGGCGGCTGCGATCCCAGAGGCCTGGCTCACCGCTTTTCAGCTGCTCGCTTTTGTAG CTCAGGTGAAGGAGGGTGAAGTAGTTCTGGCTCACGCTGGAGCCAGCGGAGTCGGCACAGCTGCTGTTCAGCTGGTCCGTCTGTTTGGTGCCGTGCCCGTCGTTACTGCTGGGAGCGCAGAAAAACTGAAGATAGCGGAGAATCTGGGAGCAGCCGCTGGGTTCAATTACAAAGAGGAGAGCTTCGCACAGGGAGTTCATGACTTCACAGGAG GCAAAGGAGCAAACATCATCCTCGACTGCGTCGGTGGGTCTAACTGGGAGCAGAATGTGAGCTCTTTGGCCACTGACGGCAGGTGGGTGCTGTACGGCACCATGGGGGGCAGGTCGGTGAATGGAGATCTGCTGGGCAAACTGCTCGCCAAGCGGGGCCACTTGCTCTGCAGCCTCCTCCGCTCTCGCAGCCTCCAG TACAAAGCAGAGCTTGTGAAGGCGTTTTCACACAGGGTGTTACCGTGTTTCTCAGACCAGCCAGCGTCACTGAGGCCTGTCATCGACAGCACCTTCAACCTGGAGGACATCGCAGACGCTCACAGGCACATGGAGGCCAATAAGAACACGGGGAAGATCGTCATTAATGTGGTTCCACAGAGTCAGTGA